cggggagggcggcgggcggcgAGGACCGGCGGAGGCTCGGCAGCGCAGTGCCCGCCGCCCAGCCGGGAGCTCGGAAGGGCTCCTATGGCCCGGTGCTCGCGAACGAGTGTGACACAGCTAAGCAGCAATTCTGCGCTGTTTTCCTTGTGTGTTTCAGGTGGGAGGTGCAGAGGGGAACTTAGCGCTGGTACGGCCGGGGAAATACGGTTGATTGCATCCCAGGATTTGTGTTGGGTTTCGGGTTGTTACATTTTCTGTGGCTAGTGAAATCAGTTATTACGATATTTAGCAACATGTCAAATCCGTGGAAGACATCTATGCATAGGTGGCCATTGGTTACTCCGATATGCAGTaaccacagagtcacagaatggtttgggttgggagggaccttaacTATCATTAACtatcatccagtgccacctctccatggcagggacacctcccactgcccccgGCTGCTCCGAGCCAAACttggcctgggacactgccaggctccaggggcagctacagctgctctgggaaacccaTTCTAgttcctcaccaccctcacagggaacaattccttcctaagatcccatccatccctggcCTCAGGcagtgggagccattccctgtgtcctgtccctccagcccttgtccccagtccctctccagctctcctggagccctttaggctctggaaggggctctgaggtgtccctggagcttctcctctccaggtgagcatccccagctctcccagcctggctcagagcagaggggctgctcccACCGCTGCAGAACTTGTCACATTTTAAAGGCAAACCGTGGTCAGTCAAGTGTGTTGCTGTGTTATTTCAGGTATGTGGGCACATTCGATGACAGTTCAAGATTACCAGGATCTCATAGACAGAGGATGGCGAAGGTAcgttggaaaagaaaacacaaagccGTATTGTCAGTTGAGCTAAAAGTTAGGATCCACATTTAAATCTGTAGAAACACTTATATAATATCcatgagtaatttttttccagtgctctgtGACCTTTTGTAACGTGATGctgttaaacagaaaaatattcagtaatTTTAGAAGGATAATACGGTCAGCAAAGAATTGAAGAACTTGCTCTTTGACTTTTCATCATGAAATGTTTTGatgtgattttaataaaaaagcttcttcatttcttttggagtataaacaacaacaaaaaaatcaatgcatATTTATTACTCTTTTCAGAAGTGGAAAATACGTCTACAAACCTATCATGAATCAAACATGTTGTCCTCAATACACAATAAGGTAAGAAACTCAAAATACACTTTTGTAAGGGATTTGACCACTTCAAATATGTTCCACCATTTGTGTTTACTGCTTGAAATACATCATACTTGAGAAGTTTTATCTACTTTTATTGATATTTTGAACAGCAAATATTTATACTCTAGTGTTTGTGCATAGGgacatcagcagctctgggatatTTTCCTGTAAGGAACTTTGTCTGTAACCCACAAACACTGCTTTAGCAGCCTAAACAAGAGGCTTACAGTTGTATTGCAGTAATTCTAGAGATGCACATAAAAAAATGTGCCATAAGGActgatataattttaataagTGGTTCCTTaccctttttttcttgaaacaaaatttcacaaaagaaatgttctttttcttctcttttaggTGCCAGGCTTTGCATTTTCAGGCTTCCAAGTCTCACAAGAAGgttctgaagaaaatgttgaaatttaTTTCCAGAGGAGATGTTTCGAAAGTAGCGAATGAAGGTAAGAAACTCTGAGTGTTTGGAAACCAGTACTGATGTGATAAGAGGATTTAAATACCTGCTGGAGTGGTCAAATGGGCTTTGAATTCTGTGTGTAGACCCCTGGCTGGGCTGTATCTTGAGCACTTCGGTAGCCCAGAGACCAAATTGTTCAGATGGCTTGGGTTGTTGAAGAAAAGTTTTCCTTACTTTTTCTGTAGACCAGTTTATTTTCCTGGGCATGTCCTCACTTTCTAGCTAGGTGCTGTAGAGAACTAGATGGtgtttttacttttctcatGAGACTGGTAATCTGGAGAGGACTAACTCTAGAGCAGCTGGtggcagagaaaaggaagagcaaCTCAAGAGGGTTTTTCCAGGTGATTGAACAGTCACCCTCCATTTATCCAGCACCAAACCCACCAATTCTTCGTGGTGGTGAAACTTGTCTTGCTTCTGAATCATTGTAATTTGcctcttttgtgtgtgtggtatGCTAGGTTTGTTCATTGTTATTTGTTTGAGGCTATAGCATGAAATAGCTGACTGTCCAATTTTagtggagaaaataaaattgttcttATAAATGAGTTGATATTCATAATTCGGGGTCATAAAAGAAACTTCGTTTTCAGACTGTTGCAATAGTCACTTTATCTGTGGGAAAACACTTGTAAAATTTGAAACCAGTTAATTTAGTACTGATTTTAATTGTGGAGAGTGTGAGTTGTGGTTGTGCAGAGAGAAATTCACTCATGCAGATTTTTATTACTGACAGAAGAGCCAATGGATTCCCACATTGAGGATGTGGCCACGTGTGATTTTCCATACAAAAGCGAGTCTCAGGTCAGTCAGTCTGAACTGACTCCCTTGGCTGTGGATCACACTGAGAGGGTGGAGAATGAAGATAAGGACtcaggagaaacaaaagaagaggGGAATGTGCAGAAGGTGGAATCGGATTCTGGCCAGATCTGTACAGACAAAGACACACCAGTCCCGGCAGAACCGTGTCATTCAGCTAAAGCTGTTCATGCACCACCTAAGCCAGGTAATTTCTGGTAGTAATTGGAACGTGGTGTTATCATTTCACATCTTCTtgaaatcctttcttttcatcTTGCTTAGTAAATTAATAATTGTTTTATTCCCTGTCTTCCTCCCAATTTATGGAATTACAGTGTAAAAATTGAGAGGCGCTGAGTGTTACTTGTAATgttgtaatttatattttgttttgttaaaaagttatatttatgtttttatccTCACCTtaagctgtggttgccccatccctgaagtgtccaaggctgggttggatggggtttggagccacctggggcagtggaaggtgtccttttaaaggtcttttccagcccaaaccattctgtgattcagtgtgACTCTGCCTTCTCTTGGGATGTGGGTGATTTCTGGAAGGAAGTTGGTAAGGGGTGGGTGGATTATTGCCAGGATAATTTGTTTAGGGTAGAATTGCTGGCAGCCACTTTGTAGCCCAGAGGCTACAAGTAAGGCAACCTTGTCTTACAGataatttttctcccattttctgtagcctgttctggaaaataaagggaatttCCTTAATTGTGGTTTATTGCTACATGGTAAGGAAAATCCTAGTGGAAACTTGTGGCTTTAGAGTTTCTGCCTATGTTGGGACATCCTACTAATTCCTGATTTCACTCACCGGTTGCATGTTGTGCCAGTATTGAGGAGAAGAAagtacttttttctctttctatagCATGGCTGATGTCaagtgaaataatattttttccttaataacCACTTTTCCCTATTGGATGTGATTTTCACCAGTTTAATAAGCAATATTTGCGTCtagataaaaggaaaattttcaggAATTCTCAATCAGAGAATCAGTAGTGTTGCATAGAAATACtagagaatttttaaaactgtattttatattttgatcTTCTACAAACCTTTACAGCCCTTATATAGTTTGTTATTTATGTGATTTTTACTGTGCAAATtctcttgttttaaataataaattaaaaactttgGCCAATGTAAGCTTAGTATTGGAAAGAAATGAAGTGGCTGTTGACAGCAGGTGGCAGACTTGGGTAAAGAATAGGAGTATAAAAACCTGCCAGTGCTTTGGAAAAGGTGAGGTAAGGTCTTCAGTTAGATTATTAATAGCTTTGGGTCAGATTTTTAGCACTGGAAATGCAGATAAGTAACACTGtaatgcatttcagaaaaaaaaaaaaaagatttaattttacAGAGCAGAAATATTCATTAGTGTGCTTCTTTTTGGTGTTTCTAAAGATAGGAGTGAATAAGTGATCAGAAAgcctatttaattttttttttttttttttaatgctagcTGGTGTCACAGGTCAAGTATAGTTTAAAATTTTCCAGATAGAAAGATGTTTAGTTTTTATCTTGGAAAATGTAGACTTGGTTAGTAATAAGATTGTTTAATTgcaattttattcctttataaACAAAACAGGTCATTGTCCTCTGGGAATAATGGTCTGTTTCTGCACAGTTTCAGATAGAAAAGAAGGTTTGCTTATATCTGTGTAGGCACAGTCACTGCTCGAAGAAGTTTTTCTTGCTAATTTACAGCTCACAGAAGATGCAAGACATGAAACAGATCCTGATACAGATGACGTACTCATTCTTCAAATGTATCCTGAGAGTTTTAAATAAACTCTTCCTGTGATTTGTTTGCCTGAGGACAGGTCACACAGTGTCTGTAATTCCCTCATGCCTTTGCACTTGTTTAGGTTTACAGCTCACAGTTCTTGTGTTAGTAAGAAACAAATGGGTCAACATGGGAAATAGTGCATAGGTTTGACTTCTCTTTTTAGCGAATACCATTTCATAAGTAGAATTCTGTAAATGGCTGATCTGTTAAAGACAGAGGTAAACTGtaaaaaagtgaatttattaattaaaacagaCAATCTGAACATAATTTTAAGCAGAGATGCAAACTTCTGTGGCCTTTTACTCTTCCATTTCATGACCACAGTAGCACTGGCAGAATTTCTACATCCTGCCTATGGATTCcaagtgaggggaaaaaaaaaaaaaaaaaaaaaaaaaaaaaagctttattttgaGGTGTGTGTCTTTACAGGAGTCTGTGGTGTAGCCACATGGGGTTTGAATGCAGAAGAACGATTCTCTGTGATTTTATGGTTGTATTTTTGTCCTTCAGTATTTCAAGTTTTGTAATACACCCTTGGCTTTGGGGTGAAATGGTCAAGGTGGTTCCAGATTAGAGAGCTGCAGTAAATAGCTGTGGAAGAGTCACTGCATTAGTGTGGCATCAGGTGGTGGTGGCTGTAAATGTGAAAGGCCATGTTGAGTTCAGACCACAGTCTGCAGGAAAATGGTGATTTTAGCCATTTCTTTCCAGTGAGGAAGTAAGAGCTGCTCATTTGCTGTCAGATGTGGTGTTTGACTGTTTGCCTGTGCCCTTGTAGGGAAAGGGGCTGATCTGAGCAAGCCCCTGTGTCGGAAAGCAAAGGACatcaggaaagagagaaaactacAGAAGCTCCTGCAGAACCAGATGGGCACAGTAGAAGGCTCTCAACTCCAAGGAGATCAAGCTTTCCTCTTGCAAAACTCTAAATCTAAACCAAACCAGCCTAAAAACATTGAAGACTTTATTCTTGTCCCTCTGCCTGATGATGCCCAACACAAATTAGAGGTAATGTCTTGTTCACTGCTCTTGGAGGCAGATGAAGGAAAGGTCTTGttaaggagtttttaaaaagctttggTCTGTATTTATGGCTTTATGGAGTAGTTATGGCTTAAATCTTGAAATATATGTGGTACTGAAtgatgtgtatttatatatttacatatagaTATGCATCATAGTGGtgcagatatatatatatttatacaaattACACACCTATGGTGCAGCTTCACTCTTTTTAACCACAGGAGGGTACTCTTGCACTGCAATCAGTCCTAGCAGAGCCCAGTTcaattattaaaataacttGCAAAATTAGTTTCATACAATGtgactggaaaatgaaaaactttgAATTAACCAAGTGTTAAATAATGAGAGAAATTCAGTGTTTGGGTCTGCAGTATATAAATACTTAAACTGTTTAAGCTAATGGACCTTGACAAGGAAGTAGTAGCTTCATGAAATTAATCAGATAACAAGATACTTGCTCTTTACACACATCATTGGTGTGTGTTGATGTCTTTGAAAGCTGTAAAAATGGCAGTAAAAGATTTGCTTAATACACTGGTTACCACTACGTCTACTAGAGACAGTAATCTGGAAGGCTTTTGGACTTTCTAATATTTGTTAAtcataaaaccatttttcttgttattttttttttcgtgAGATGGAAAACTAACGAAATGTTTTCCTGATCATTTTCAATGATGGTACTGGAAATGAAAGTATTTACTGACTAGAAGGCACGAAATTGATCCATCTCCCCAAATCCTTCACATTTCC
This is a stretch of genomic DNA from Sylvia atricapilla isolate bSylAtr1 chromosome 8, bSylAtr1.pri, whole genome shotgun sequence. It encodes these proteins:
- the ATE1 gene encoding arginyl-tRNA--protein transferase 1 isoform X5, which produces MFHRRSARGGGWAGHSGGRGRCGAAGAMPAAVVEYKGWKEGYGCGYCGATRGKVSAGMWAHSMTVQDYQDLIDRGWRRSGKYVYKPIMNQTCCPQYTIRCQALHFQASKSHKKVLKKMLKFISRGDVSKVANEEEPMDSHIEDVATCDFPYKSESQVSQSELTPLAVDHTERVENEDKDSGETKEEGNVQKVESDSGQICTDKDTPVPAEPCHSAKAVHAPPKPGKGADLSKPLCRKAKDIRKERKLQKLLQNQMGTVEGSQLQGDQAFLLQNSKSKPNQPKNIEDFILVPLPDDAQHKLEVRVVRSSPPSSQFKATFQESYQVYKRYQMLIHKDPPDKPTINQFTRFLCDSPLEAEHAPDGPECGYGSFHQQYWLDGKIIAVGVIDILPYCVSSVYLYYDPDFSFLSLGVYSALREIAFTRQLHEKAPDLCFYYMGFYIHSCPKMRYKPLTKCLRPLSRLVFFL